A region from the Streptomyces tsukubensis genome encodes:
- a CDS encoding Clp protease N-terminal domain-containing protein yields the protein MQNSAPRSPRPLPVPHTDPNGRLTPELASVVAGARRRALRDGDRQIDTAHLLHSLLEADPEARAALGPGPKVARVRGYLAQRSIGYGLRWRGAVEDSGAVPVVRLPLPRSGGGAWSPSAVGAVDGALEQAARRGAGRAAGVDLLAALAADPECRAAEVLRRAGVDPESLRERAGGEIAEAS from the coding sequence GTGCAGAACTCCGCCCCGCGATCGCCCCGCCCGCTGCCCGTACCGCATACCGACCCCAATGGACGGCTCACGCCCGAACTCGCTTCGGTGGTGGCGGGTGCGCGCCGCCGGGCCCTGCGGGACGGGGACCGCCAGATCGACACCGCACATCTGCTGCACTCCCTCCTGGAAGCCGATCCGGAGGCGCGGGCCGCGCTCGGCCCCGGGCCCAAGGTCGCCCGCGTCCGCGGGTATCTCGCGCAGCGGAGCATCGGGTACGGGCTGCGCTGGCGCGGTGCGGTGGAGGATTCGGGCGCGGTGCCCGTCGTACGCCTTCCGCTCCCGCGGTCCGGCGGCGGGGCCTGGTCGCCCTCGGCGGTCGGTGCGGTGGACGGCGCGCTGGAGCAGGCCGCCCGGCGGGGGGCGGGGCGCGCAGCCGGGGTCGATCTGCTCGCCGCGCTGGCGGCCGACCCGGAGTGCCGGGCGGCGGAGGTGCTGCGGCGTGCCGGGGTGGATCCGGAATCCCTCCGGGAGCGGGCCGGAGGCGAGATCGCCGAAGCGTCCTGA
- a CDS encoding DNA polymerase IV, whose product MRSAPTILHLDMDAFFAAAEQAAKPSLRGKPVVVGGLGPRGVVATASYEARRFGVHSAMPMAQARRLAPNAAYLVPRFSFYRSISEQVMRLLGALSPLVEPLSLDEAFVDLEAGGAARDAASARAVGERLRAEIEAVTGLTGSVGLAASKMIAKVASERAKPDGLVLIEPGTERALLGPLSVRTIPGVGPATGEHLRRAGITTCAELVEAGEDELVRLLGRAQGVSLHRMALGHDDRPVVAERDMKSVSVEDTFDTDLHDRLRIRLEVERLADRCVRRLRSSGHSGRTIVLKVRRYDFSTLTRSETLRGPTDDPVVVREAAARLLEGVDTTGGVRLLGVGVSGLADWTQEDLFAQAAGLIAGVAPGPGPDDATGTDTGHPPEPGRPPGAAPDARGGPGPGAVRQWSPGQDVRHAEHGPGWVQGSGVGRVTVRFEVPRGEIGRVRTFRVDDPELTPSEPLPLVAAPEAPELVSPEQLEPPEGQPSSPATEPKERSGAAGSGGADSSIP is encoded by the coding sequence GTGAGATCCGCGCCGACGATTCTGCATCTGGACATGGATGCGTTCTTCGCCGCCGCCGAGCAGGCGGCGAAGCCGAGTCTGCGCGGAAAGCCGGTCGTCGTGGGCGGGCTCGGCCCGCGCGGAGTGGTCGCCACGGCGTCGTACGAAGCCCGGCGCTTCGGGGTCCACTCGGCCATGCCCATGGCCCAGGCCCGGCGGCTCGCGCCCAACGCCGCCTATCTGGTGCCCCGCTTCTCCTTCTACCGGTCGATCAGCGAACAGGTCATGCGGCTGCTCGGCGCGCTGTCGCCGCTGGTGGAGCCGTTGAGCCTGGACGAGGCCTTCGTCGATCTGGAAGCGGGCGGCGCGGCCCGTGACGCCGCGTCGGCCCGCGCGGTCGGGGAGCGGCTGCGGGCGGAGATAGAAGCGGTCACGGGGCTGACCGGCTCCGTGGGGCTGGCCGCGTCGAAGATGATCGCCAAGGTCGCTTCGGAGCGGGCCAAACCCGATGGGCTGGTCCTCATCGAGCCGGGGACGGAGCGTGCGCTGCTGGGGCCGCTGTCGGTGCGGACGATCCCGGGCGTCGGCCCGGCCACCGGTGAACATCTGCGGCGCGCGGGGATCACGACCTGTGCCGAGCTGGTGGAGGCCGGGGAGGACGAGCTGGTACGGCTGCTGGGCCGGGCCCAGGGGGTTTCGCTGCACCGGATGGCCCTCGGCCACGACGACCGGCCCGTGGTGGCCGAGCGGGACATGAAGTCGGTGTCCGTGGAGGACACCTTCGACACCGATCTGCACGACCGGCTGAGGATCCGGCTGGAGGTCGAGCGGCTGGCCGACCGGTGCGTCCGCAGGCTGAGATCGTCCGGGCACTCGGGGCGGACGATCGTGCTGAAGGTGCGGCGGTACGACTTCTCGACGCTGACCCGCTCCGAGACGCTGCGCGGGCCCACGGACGACCCCGTGGTGGTGCGGGAAGCCGCCGCACGGCTGCTGGAGGGGGTGGACACCACCGGGGGAGTGCGGCTGCTCGGAGTCGGGGTCTCGGGGCTCGCCGACTGGACCCAGGAGGATCTGTTCGCCCAGGCCGCGGGGCTGATCGCGGGTGTGGCCCCAGGCCCGGGACCGGACGACGCGACCGGTACGGACACCGGGCACCCGCCGGAGCCGGGCCGGCCGCCCGGAGCCGCCCCGGACGCCCGGGGCGGCCCGGGGCCCGGCGCCGTACGGCAGTGGTCCCCGGGGCAGGACGTACGGCATGCGGAGCACGGCCCCGGATGGGTGCAGGGCAGTGGCGTCGGGCGGGTCACCGTGCGGTTCGAGGTGCCCCGGGGCGAGATCGGGCGGGTGCGGACCTTCCGGGTCGACGATCCCGAGCTCACCCCCTCCGAGCCGCTGCCGCTGGTGGCGGCGCCCGAGGCCCCCGAGCTGGTTTCGCCGGAGCAGTTGGAGCCGCCGGAGGGTCAGCCCTCCTCGCCTGCGACCGAGCCGAAGGAACGGTCGGGGGCGGCGGGATCGGGCGGGGCGGACAGCTCGATCCCGTAG
- a CDS encoding bifunctional nuclease family protein: MNELDVVGVRVEMPSNQPIVLLREVGGDRYLPIWIGPGEATAIALGQQGMAPARPLTHDLFKDVLDALGQELTEVRITDLREGVFYAELVFSGGVEVSARPSDAIALALRAGAPIYGSDDVLDDAGIAIPDEQEDEVEKFREFLDQISPEDFGTNSQ, from the coding sequence GTGAACGAGCTCGACGTTGTGGGTGTCCGGGTGGAGATGCCCTCCAATCAACCGATCGTGCTCCTGCGAGAAGTGGGAGGCGATCGGTACCTCCCCATTTGGATCGGGCCCGGGGAGGCGACCGCGATCGCCCTCGGCCAGCAGGGCATGGCACCGGCCAGACCGCTGACTCATGACCTCTTCAAGGACGTGCTGGACGCGCTGGGTCAGGAGCTGACCGAGGTGCGCATCACCGATCTGCGGGAAGGCGTCTTCTACGCGGAGCTGGTGTTCTCCGGCGGGGTCGAGGTCAGCGCCCGTCCCTCCGACGCCATAGCGCTCGCGCTGCGTGCCGGAGCGCCGATCTACGGCAGTGACGACGTCCTCGACGATGCGGGGATCGCCATCCCCGACGAGCAGGAGGACGAGGTGGAGAAGTTCCGCGAGTTCCTCGACCAGATCTCCCCGGAGGACTTCGGGACCAACAGTCAGTAA
- the gcvP gene encoding aminomethyl-transferring glycine dehydrogenase, translating into MTANRIPLRSLERGTPFEHRHIGPDAEAQAKMLAQVGYGSLDELTAAAVPDAIKSAGALGLPDARTEPEVIAELRALADRNTVLKSMIGLGYYDTFTPPVVLRNVMENPSWYTAYTPYQPEISQGRLEALLNFQTMVAELTGLPTSGASLLDEGTAAAEAMALSRRVGKVKDGVFLVDADVLPQTIAVIETRAEPTGVEVVTADLSDGIPAEIAERGVFGVLLQYPGASGAVRDPRPVIEQAQGLGAVVTVATDLLALTLLASPGELGADIAVGTTQRFGVPMGFGGPHAGFMAVREKFARSLPGRLVGVSVDADGNKAYRLALQTREQHIRREKATSNICTAQVLLAVMAGMYAVYHGPDGLRSIARRTHRYATVLAAGLAAGGAEIVHGQYFDTVTVRVPGRAADVVAAAREGGVNLRLVDDAHVSVACDETTDRAAVTAVWAAFGVDADIEALDAAGTDALPTALERTGDYLTHPVFHQHRSETAMLRYLRRLADRDYALDRGMIPLGSCTMKLNATTEMEPVTWPEFGRIHPFAPIDQAAGYLTLIRELEERLAEVTGYAKVSIQPNAGSQGELAGLLAVRAYHRANGDTARTICLIPSSAHGTNAASAVMAGMKVVVVKTADDGEVDIDDLRAKIEQYRDELSVLMITYPSTHGVFEEHVAEICARVHEAGGQVYVDGANLNALVGLAKPGEFGGDVSHLNLHKTFCIPHGGGGPGVGPVAVRAHLAPYLPNHPLQPEAGPATGVGPISAAPWGSAGILPISWAYVRLMGGEGLKRATQVAVLAANYIAKRLEPHYPVLYTGPGGLVAHECIIDLRPLTKATGVSVDDIAKRLIDYGFHAPTMSFPVAGTLMIEPTESENLAEVDRFCEAMIAIRGEIEKVASGVWPGDDNPLGNAPHTAAALGGEWEHSYSRDEAVFPAGVSAADKYWPPVRRIDGAFGDRNLVCSCPPLDAYEG; encoded by the coding sequence ATGACCGCCAACCGCATTCCCCTCCGGAGCCTGGAGCGGGGAACGCCTTTCGAGCACCGCCACATAGGACCCGATGCCGAGGCCCAGGCCAAGATGCTGGCGCAGGTCGGATACGGCTCGCTGGACGAGCTGACCGCCGCCGCGGTGCCCGACGCGATCAAGAGCGCCGGGGCGCTGGGACTGCCGGACGCCCGCACCGAGCCCGAGGTCATTGCGGAGCTGCGCGCCCTCGCCGACCGCAACACCGTCCTGAAGTCGATGATCGGCCTCGGCTACTACGACACCTTCACCCCGCCGGTCGTACTGCGCAATGTCATGGAGAACCCCTCCTGGTACACCGCGTACACGCCGTACCAGCCGGAGATCTCGCAGGGCCGGCTGGAGGCGCTGCTGAACTTCCAGACGATGGTCGCCGAGCTGACGGGTCTGCCCACCTCCGGCGCCTCCCTCCTGGACGAAGGCACCGCCGCCGCCGAGGCGATGGCGCTCTCCCGGCGCGTCGGCAAGGTCAAGGACGGCGTCTTCCTCGTCGACGCCGATGTCCTGCCGCAGACCATCGCGGTCATCGAGACCCGCGCCGAGCCGACCGGGGTCGAGGTCGTCACCGCCGATCTCAGTGACGGCATCCCGGCGGAGATCGCGGAACGCGGAGTCTTCGGCGTACTCCTCCAGTACCCGGGCGCCTCCGGCGCCGTCCGCGATCCGCGGCCGGTCATCGAGCAGGCGCAGGGCCTCGGGGCCGTCGTCACGGTCGCCACCGATCTGCTCGCCCTCACCCTGCTGGCCTCCCCCGGGGAGCTCGGCGCCGATATCGCCGTCGGCACCACCCAGCGCTTCGGCGTCCCGATGGGCTTCGGCGGCCCCCACGCGGGCTTTATGGCGGTCCGCGAGAAGTTCGCCCGCAGCCTCCCCGGACGCCTCGTCGGAGTCTCCGTCGACGCGGACGGCAACAAGGCCTACCGCCTCGCCCTCCAGACCCGTGAGCAGCACATCCGCCGCGAGAAGGCCACCAGCAACATCTGTACGGCCCAGGTGCTGCTGGCGGTGATGGCCGGGATGTACGCGGTCTACCACGGCCCCGACGGGCTGCGGTCCATCGCCCGGCGCACCCACCGCTACGCCACCGTGCTCGCCGCGGGTCTGGCGGCGGGCGGTGCCGAGATCGTCCACGGTCAGTACTTCGACACGGTGACGGTACGCGTACCCGGCCGGGCCGCCGACGTGGTCGCCGCGGCCCGCGAGGGCGGGGTCAACCTCCGTCTCGTGGACGACGCCCATGTCTCCGTCGCCTGCGACGAGACCACCGACCGGGCCGCGGTCACCGCGGTCTGGGCCGCCTTCGGTGTCGACGCCGACATCGAGGCCCTCGACGCAGCCGGCACCGACGCCCTCCCCACGGCCTTGGAGCGGACCGGTGACTACCTGACCCACCCGGTCTTCCACCAGCACCGTTCCGAGACCGCCATGCTGCGTTATCTGCGACGGCTCGCGGACCGCGACTACGCGCTGGACCGGGGCATGATCCCGCTCGGCTCCTGCACGATGAAGCTGAACGCGACCACCGAGATGGAGCCGGTGACCTGGCCCGAATTCGGCCGGATCCACCCCTTCGCGCCCATCGACCAGGCCGCCGGATATCTGACGCTGATCCGGGAGCTGGAGGAGCGGCTGGCCGAGGTCACCGGCTACGCCAAGGTCTCCATCCAGCCCAACGCCGGCTCCCAGGGCGAACTGGCCGGGCTCCTCGCCGTCCGTGCCTACCACCGGGCCAACGGCGACACCGCCCGTACGATCTGCCTCATCCCGTCCTCGGCGCACGGCACGAACGCCGCGAGCGCGGTGATGGCCGGTATGAAGGTCGTCGTGGTGAAGACCGCCGACGACGGCGAGGTCGACATCGACGATCTGCGCGCCAAGATCGAGCAGTACCGCGACGAACTCTCCGTACTGATGATCACCTACCCGTCGACGCACGGTGTGTTCGAGGAGCACGTCGCCGAGATCTGCGCCCGGGTCCACGAGGCCGGCGGCCAGGTGTACGTCGACGGCGCCAATCTGAACGCGCTGGTGGGGCTGGCGAAGCCGGGCGAGTTCGGCGGCGACGTATCGCATCTGAACCTGCACAAGACCTTCTGCATCCCGCACGGCGGCGGCGGCCCCGGCGTCGGCCCGGTGGCCGTACGGGCACATCTGGCGCCGTACCTGCCCAACCACCCGCTCCAGCCCGAGGCCGGTCCGGCGACCGGTGTCGGCCCGATCTCGGCGGCCCCCTGGGGCTCGGCAGGCATCCTGCCCATCTCCTGGGCCTATGTCCGGCTGATGGGCGGCGAGGGGCTCAAGCGGGCCACCCAGGTCGCGGTGCTCGCCGCCAACTACATCGCCAAGCGGCTGGAACCGCACTACCCGGTGCTCTACACCGGCCCGGGCGGGCTCGTCGCCCACGAGTGCATCATCGACCTGCGTCCGCTCACCAAGGCGACCGGGGTCAGTGTCGACGATATCGCCAAGCGGCTGATCGACTACGGCTTCCACGCGCCGACGATGTCGTTCCCGGTGGCCGGCACGCTGATGATCGAACCGACCGAAAGCGAGAACCTGGCCGAGGTCGACCGCTTCTGCGAGGCCATGATCGCGATCCGTGGCGAGATCGAGAAGGTCGCCTCGGGCGTCTGGCCCGGGGACGACAACCCGCTGGGCAACGCGCCGCACACCGCGGCCGCGCTGGGCGGCGAGTGGGAGCACTCGTACAGCCGTGACGAGGCCGTCTTCCCGGCCGGGGTGAGCGCCGCCGACAAGTACTGGCCGCCGGTGCGCCGGATCGACGGTGCCTTCGGCGACCGCAATCTGGTCTGCTCCTGCCCGCCGCTGGACGCCTACGAAGGCTGA
- a CDS encoding PhzF family phenazine biosynthesis protein — translation MRIRFVDAFTPRPFGGNPAAVVLLPDSPAFPDDAWLQQVAAEVNLSETAYAHPLPEGTPDADWALRWFTPTTEVDMCGHATLATAHVLHTTGTATGTIRFAARCGILTATAHDDGTITLDFPTAPITPAALPDGVDRAIGAPVLSVHDTGPAVGDLVVEVAGEQTVLALSPDLPAVARLSRRGIIVTAAADDPDSGYDFVSRCFFPNAGIDEDPVTGSAHTALAPFWSARLGRTELTGRQGTTARSGLVRTALRGARTLLTGSAVTVIDGELLAAP, via the coding sequence ATGAGAATCCGATTCGTCGACGCCTTCACCCCCCGGCCCTTCGGGGGCAACCCCGCGGCCGTCGTCCTCCTGCCCGACTCCCCGGCGTTCCCCGACGACGCCTGGCTGCAGCAGGTCGCCGCCGAGGTGAACCTCTCCGAAACGGCCTACGCCCACCCGCTGCCCGAGGGCACGCCCGACGCCGACTGGGCACTGCGCTGGTTCACCCCGACCACCGAGGTCGACATGTGCGGGCACGCCACCCTGGCGACCGCCCATGTCCTGCACACCACGGGCACCGCCACGGGGACCATCCGCTTCGCCGCCCGCTGCGGGATCCTCACCGCCACGGCACACGACGACGGCACCATCACCCTCGACTTCCCCACCGCCCCCATCACCCCCGCCGCTCTGCCCGACGGGGTCGACCGGGCGATCGGCGCCCCGGTGCTCTCGGTGCACGACACCGGACCGGCCGTCGGTGATCTGGTCGTCGAGGTCGCCGGCGAGCAGACCGTGCTCGCGCTCTCCCCGGACCTGCCGGCCGTGGCGCGGCTCTCCCGGCGGGGCATCATCGTCACCGCGGCGGCCGACGACCCGGACAGCGGCTACGACTTCGTCTCCCGCTGCTTCTTCCCGAACGCCGGTATCGACGAGGACCCGGTGACGGGCAGCGCCCACACCGCACTCGCCCCGTTCTGGTCGGCCCGCCTGGGCCGCACCGAACTGACCGGCCGACAGGGCACCACCGCCCGCTCCGGGCTGGTCAGGACCGCACTGCGCGGCGCGCGGACGCTGCTGACGGGCAGCGCGGTCACCGTGATCGACGGGGAACTGCTGGCCGCCCCCTGA
- a CDS encoding PRC-barrel domain-containing protein, giving the protein MQTDMDPRSLIGRKAYDRDGVKIGTVDEVYLDDATGSPEWAAVRTGLFSRDAFVPLEPSTMVGDTLRVPYERTLIRGAPGFGVGRHLSPEQELQLYRHYGIELSAPPDPAAPDRSFGSVAGEEG; this is encoded by the coding sequence GTGCAGACCGATATGGATCCGCGCAGCCTGATCGGCCGCAAGGCTTACGACCGCGACGGAGTGAAGATAGGAACCGTCGACGAGGTGTATCTGGACGACGCCACCGGGTCACCCGAATGGGCCGCCGTCCGCACCGGGCTCTTCAGCCGGGACGCCTTCGTCCCCCTGGAACCGAGCACGATGGTCGGTGACACCCTCCGCGTCCCCTATGAACGGACCCTGATCAGGGGCGCGCCGGGCTTCGGCGTCGGCCGCCACCTCTCCCCCGAGCAGGAGCTCCAGCTCTACCGCCACTACGGGATCGAGCTGTCCGCCCCGCCCGATCCCGCCGCCCCCGACCGTTCCTTCGGCTCGGTCGCAGGCGAGGAGGGCTGA
- a CDS encoding MerR family transcriptional regulator: MRSSGDGAVGGAPGRSPVESGPYPLHGGGSARSVAGQPAPEETVGYRGPTACAAAGITYRQLDYWARTGLVEPSVRPAYGSGTQRLYSFRDVVVLKIVKRFLDTGVALQNIRAAVQHLRGRELADLERMTLMSDGATVYECSSPDEVVDLLQGGQGVFGIAVGVVWRDVEADLSELHGERVDTGETLVGHNPADELARRRRDRAV, from the coding sequence GTGAGAAGCAGCGGCGACGGTGCGGTCGGGGGGGCTCCCGGACGGAGTCCGGTGGAGAGTGGACCGTATCCGCTCCACGGGGGCGGGAGCGCAAGGAGCGTGGCCGGGCAGCCGGCGCCGGAGGAGACGGTCGGCTACCGGGGGCCGACCGCGTGTGCGGCGGCCGGGATCACCTACCGGCAGCTCGACTACTGGGCGCGTACGGGACTGGTCGAGCCGAGTGTCCGTCCCGCGTACGGATCGGGAACCCAGCGGCTCTACAGCTTCCGCGACGTCGTCGTCCTCAAGATCGTCAAACGGTTCCTGGACACCGGGGTCGCCCTCCAGAACATCCGGGCCGCCGTTCAGCATCTGCGCGGGCGCGAGCTCGCGGATCTGGAGCGCATGACGCTGATGAGCGACGGCGCGACGGTCTACGAGTGCTCCTCGCCCGACGAGGTCGTGGATCTGCTCCAGGGCGGCCAGGGCGTCTTCGGAATCGCCGTCGGGGTGGTCTGGCGCGACGTCGAGGCTGACCTCTCCGAGCTGCACGGCGAGCGCGTGGACACCGGGGAGACGCTGGTCGGCCACAATCCTGCAGATGAGCTGGCCCGACGGCGGCGCGACCGGGCGGTATGA
- a CDS encoding EamA family transporter: protein MQATSGRKSGLGIALASALAFGGSGVAAKPLIEAGLDPLHVVWLRVTGAALVMLPLAWRHRDLVRRKPVLLLGFGLLAVAGVQAFYFASISRIPVGVALLVEYLGPALVLGWIRFVQRRPVTRAAAVGVVLAVTGLACVVEVWAGLSFDVLGLLLALGAACCQACYFLLADHGSGDEETRADPLGVIAYGLLVGAAVLTIVARPWTMDAGLLGGTVTMGGSEVQAWLLLGWVVLIATVFAYVTGVVSVRKLSPQVAGVVACLEAVVATVLAWVLLREHLSLPQIVGGALVLTGAFIAQSQAPKAPSGPVASGGDVRAGDPAGSRDAVHAGDPAPAGLRPGAEGELSAGRSGA from the coding sequence ATGCAGGCGACTTCCGGGAGAAAAAGCGGCCTGGGCATCGCCCTGGCCTCCGCCCTTGCGTTCGGCGGTTCGGGTGTGGCGGCCAAGCCGCTGATCGAGGCGGGGCTGGACCCGCTGCACGTGGTGTGGCTACGGGTGACCGGCGCGGCGCTGGTGATGCTGCCGCTCGCCTGGCGGCACCGTGATCTGGTGCGGCGCAAACCGGTGCTGCTGCTCGGCTTCGGACTGCTCGCGGTCGCCGGTGTGCAGGCCTTCTACTTCGCTTCCATCTCCCGGATTCCGGTCGGGGTGGCGCTGCTCGTCGAATACCTCGGCCCGGCGCTGGTCCTGGGGTGGATCCGGTTCGTCCAGCGGCGGCCGGTCACCCGTGCCGCGGCCGTCGGCGTGGTGCTCGCGGTGACCGGTCTGGCCTGTGTGGTCGAGGTGTGGGCCGGGCTGAGCTTCGACGTCCTCGGACTGCTGCTGGCCCTCGGCGCGGCCTGCTGCCAGGCCTGTTACTTCCTTCTGGCGGACCACGGGAGCGGCGACGAGGAGACCCGGGCGGATCCGCTCGGGGTGATCGCCTACGGGCTGCTGGTCGGTGCGGCCGTACTGACGATCGTCGCCCGGCCCTGGACCATGGACGCCGGACTGCTCGGCGGCACGGTCACGATGGGCGGCAGCGAGGTGCAGGCCTGGCTGCTGCTCGGCTGGGTCGTCCTCATCGCGACCGTCTTCGCCTATGTCACCGGCGTCGTCTCGGTACGGAAGCTGTCGCCGCAGGTCGCGGGGGTGGTGGCCTGTCTGGAAGCGGTCGTGGCCACCGTGCTGGCCTGGGTGCTGCTGCGGGAACACCTGTCGCTGCCGCAGATCGTGGGCGGGGCGCTGGTGCTGACGGGGGCGTTCATCGCGCAGTCCCAGGCGCCGAAGGCCCCGTCCGGGCCGGTCGCCTCCGGGGGCGACGTCCGCGCCGGGGATCCGGCCGGCTCCCGGGACGCCGTACACGCCGGGGATCCGGCCCCGGCCGGGCTGCGGCCCGGCGCCGAAGGGGAGTTGTCGGCCGGCCGTTCCGGGGCATAA
- a CDS encoding DUF5999 family protein, translating into MCQHQPSCPTSDSADRDAARLVAHHPEQGWSLLCNGVLLFEDTGELLPDGQIIAPHRPLMTARAA; encoded by the coding sequence ATGTGCCAGCACCAGCCTTCGTGCCCGACATCAGATTCAGCCGACCGGGATGCCGCCCGTCTGGTGGCTCACCACCCGGAGCAGGGCTGGAGCCTGCTCTGCAACGGCGTTCTCCTGTTCGAGGACACGGGCGAGCTGCTGCCGGACGGGCAGATCATCGCACCGCACCGCCCGCTGATGACGGCGCGCGCCGCCTGA
- a CDS encoding PadR family transcriptional regulator, which translates to MGSYRDDNEHGRHCGPGHRGRDGAEGRRGAFGQFGPPFGGPFGGGRGRGGGGGRGRARRGDVRASILALLRDRPMHGYEMIQEIGERSDGAWKPSPGSVYPTLQLLEDEGLIVSASEGGKKLFTLTDAGRTEAEAGPEAPWEEVGRGVDWDTVNEIRQAGWGLMEAFGQVWKTGSPEQRQKAVEVINESRKKLYLILADDD; encoded by the coding sequence ATGGGTTCCTATCGGGACGACAACGAACACGGCCGTCACTGCGGCCCCGGACATCGGGGCCGGGACGGCGCCGAAGGGCGCCGCGGGGCCTTCGGGCAGTTCGGTCCGCCCTTCGGCGGCCCGTTCGGCGGCGGCCGGGGCCGCGGAGGCGGCGGTGGCCGGGGAAGGGCCCGGCGCGGTGATGTACGGGCCTCGATCCTGGCGTTGCTGCGGGACCGGCCGATGCACGGTTACGAGATGATCCAGGAGATCGGGGAGCGGAGCGACGGCGCCTGGAAGCCCAGCCCCGGCTCCGTCTATCCGACCCTGCAGCTGCTGGAGGACGAGGGTCTGATCGTCAGCGCCAGCGAGGGCGGCAAGAAGCTGTTCACGCTCACCGATGCCGGGCGCACCGAGGCCGAGGCCGGTCCTGAGGCTCCGTGGGAAGAGGTCGGCCGCGGGGTCGACTGGGACACGGTCAACGAGATCCGGCAGGCGGGCTGGGGGCTGATGGAGGCCTTCGGGCAGGTCTGGAAGACCGGCAGCCCCGAGCAGCGCCAGAAGGCGGTCGAGGTCATCAACGAGAGCCGGAAGAAGCTCTACCTCATCCTCGCCGACGACGACTGA
- a CDS encoding CPBP family intramembrane glutamic endopeptidase produces MRTEAGRVADSLPSGGAGEGPREGALSRGTLRPELLLVLALSLGASALSSLISFIGSLTRPGGLKDQAATLNGSYAPGRPWLDLAWQLFGIATALVPVLLVAHLLTREGAGGLRSMGFDRTRPWPDLGRGTLIAAGIGSAGLAFYLGARAAGFNLTVVPESLPEVWWKFPVLILSAIQNSVVEEVIVVGYLLRRLGQLGWTPMAALVASSLLRGSYHLYQGIGGFIGNAVMGVVFVLLYRRWGRVGPLVVAHALLDIVAFVGYALLAGKVGWLPTA; encoded by the coding sequence GTGCGGACGGAAGCGGGACGGGTGGCCGATTCCCTGCCCTCCGGTGGTGCGGGGGAGGGACCCCGGGAGGGCGCACTGTCGCGTGGGACGCTGCGGCCCGAACTCCTCCTGGTGCTGGCGCTCTCGCTGGGAGCGAGCGCGCTGTCGTCGCTGATCAGCTTTATCGGTTCGCTGACCAGGCCGGGCGGACTGAAGGACCAGGCTGCGACGTTGAACGGCTCGTACGCCCCCGGGCGGCCGTGGCTGGATCTCGCCTGGCAGCTCTTCGGTATCGCGACCGCGCTGGTGCCCGTGCTGCTGGTGGCCCATCTGCTGACCCGGGAGGGGGCGGGGGGACTGCGGTCGATGGGCTTCGACCGCACCCGGCCCTGGCCCGATCTGGGGCGCGGCACGCTGATCGCCGCCGGGATCGGCAGCGCCGGGCTGGCGTTCTACCTGGGGGCCAGGGCGGCCGGTTTCAATCTGACCGTGGTACCGGAGTCCCTGCCCGAAGTGTGGTGGAAGTTTCCGGTACTGATCCTCTCGGCGATCCAGAACTCCGTGGTGGAGGAGGTGATCGTCGTCGGATACCTGCTGCGCAGGCTGGGGCAGTTGGGCTGGACGCCGATGGCCGCGCTGGTGGCGAGTTCGCTGCTGCGGGGCTCGTACCACCTCTACCAGGGGATCGGCGGTTTCATCGGCAACGCGGTGATGGGCGTGGTGTTCGTCCTGCTGTACCGGCGGTGGGGGCGCGTCGGCCCGCTGGTGGTCGCCCATGCGCTGCTCGACATCGTGGCGTTCGTCGGATACGCGCTGCTGGCCGGGAAGGTGGGCTGGCTGCCGACGGCGTGA
- a CDS encoding type II toxin-antitoxin system Rv0910 family toxin, whose translation MAEVSAEARIGAPAEQVWARLTDFAGYGRWNVLHTGFPEGAPTALEPGATYRENMKLMGFPAEVTWTVAEFEPGLVLDVRGRGPMGVNIGNRYSLTPDGAATVVRIAGEFTGAAVSLMAGRLQESATAALNESLEKLAGLVAGGGGPDPAHTP comes from the coding sequence ATGGCCGAAGTCAGCGCCGAGGCCCGGATCGGGGCACCGGCCGAACAGGTCTGGGCCCGGCTGACGGACTTCGCCGGGTACGGACGGTGGAACGTCCTGCACACCGGTTTCCCCGAGGGTGCGCCCACCGCGCTGGAGCCGGGGGCCACCTACCGGGAGAACATGAAGCTCATGGGCTTTCCCGCCGAGGTGACATGGACGGTGGCGGAGTTCGAGCCCGGACTGGTGCTGGACGTCCGCGGCCGGGGCCCGATGGGGGTGAACATCGGCAACCGCTACTCGCTGACGCCGGACGGCGCGGCGACCGTCGTCAGGATCGCGGGGGAGTTCACCGGGGCGGCGGTCTCGCTGATGGCGGGCAGACTCCAGGAATCCGCGACGGCCGCGCTCAACGAGTCACTGGAGAAGCTGGCCGGGCTGGTGGCCGGAGGAGGCGGGCCCGACCCGGCGCACACCCCGTGA